The following are encoded together in the Clostridium sp. BJN0013 genome:
- a CDS encoding IS110 family transposase: MLKIVYPICCGIDVHKKFVVATVTSTNENNITTYATKQFSTYSKNLFHLKEWLSEHNCKEVCMESTGKYWIPIYNILEDSCNITLANPKYVKNIPGKKTDKKDSLWLADLHKHGLVKGSFIPPKAIRELRDLMRYRFKLTNFRSSEKNRFQNSLTVSNIMISSVVSDTFGKSSSAIIKYAMEHPDKLDIDYTQFLHKSMLSKADEIKIAMQGSISKNQTAKMSVCLNHYDYINNCISQLDTAISLISSEFKSQIELIASAPGITTQSATTIISEIGVDMSVFPDAKHLCSWAGLTPQNNESAGKKKSVRISRAGAYLKPILIQCANAAIKNKSCPYFKYRYESIKKRRGHKRAIIAIARMLLTCIYNMLLKNEAFDNSIYEKYLKRENTSRHFQPDIDRIILFLQAQGFEVTKVSQEISPKIS, encoded by the coding sequence ATGTTAAAAATCGTTTATCCTATTTGTTGCGGTATTGATGTTCACAAAAAATTTGTAGTTGCAACTGTAACATCAACCAATGAGAATAACATCACTACCTATGCAACCAAACAATTCAGTACTTACTCAAAGAATCTTTTCCATTTAAAAGAGTGGTTATCTGAGCATAACTGTAAAGAAGTTTGTATGGAAAGCACCGGAAAGTACTGGATACCTATCTATAACATACTTGAAGATTCCTGTAATATTACTCTGGCTAACCCAAAGTACGTTAAAAACATTCCCGGCAAAAAAACTGATAAAAAAGATTCTCTATGGCTTGCAGACTTACATAAGCATGGATTAGTTAAAGGAAGTTTTATTCCTCCAAAGGCCATAAGAGAACTACGAGACCTTATGCGCTATCGCTTTAAACTTACAAATTTCCGTTCAAGTGAGAAAAACAGATTCCAAAATTCATTAACAGTTTCAAATATCATGATTTCAAGCGTAGTATCAGATACCTTTGGTAAATCATCATCAGCTATAATTAAATATGCCATGGAGCATCCTGATAAATTAGATATAGACTATACTCAATTTCTACACAAGAGTATGTTATCTAAGGCTGACGAAATTAAGATTGCTATGCAAGGAAGCATCTCTAAAAATCAAACAGCAAAGATGTCTGTATGCTTGAATCATTATGATTATATTAACAATTGTATTTCTCAACTTGATACTGCCATTTCATTAATTTCAAGTGAATTTAAGTCACAAATTGAGCTTATTGCTTCTGCCCCTGGGATAACTACACAATCTGCTACAACTATAATTTCTGAAATTGGAGTGGATATGTCAGTCTTTCCAGATGCTAAACATCTGTGTTCTTGGGCAGGTCTTACACCACAAAATAATGAAAGTGCTGGCAAAAAGAAAAGTGTTCGTATAAGCCGTGCCGGAGCTTATTTAAAGCCAATACTTATTCAGTGTGCTAATGCAGCAATAAAAAACAAGTCCTGCCCATACTTTAAATATCGTTATGAAAGTATAAAGAAAAGACGTGGGCACAAAAGAGCAATTATTGCTATAGCAAGAATGCTTTTAACCTGTATTTATAATATGCTTTTAAAAAATGAAGCCTTTGATAATTCTATTTATGAAAAATATCTAAAAAGAGAAAACACTTCTCGACATTTTCAACCTGATATAGATAGAATTATTTTATTTCTTCAAGCTCAAGGCTTTGAAGTAACAAAAGTAAGTCAAGAGATATCACCGAAAATAAGTTGA